In Alistipes ihumii AP11, a genomic segment contains:
- the ccsA gene encoding cytochrome c biogenesis protein codes for MYPRTTKALGRTAFALLIGMAVCLAAATFVEKTEGSEFAARHIYRTGWFAAWWALIAASALPVAVVRIGPGKRAAVVLHLSLGLILLGALLTFATSQKGYVHLRERTETACFRPETGGEARPLPFSLRLERFEIECYPGTQAPADYRSLLTVVDSRGPRPAVVSMNRILSRDGYRLYQTSFDEDMRGSILSVNRDPYGIPVTYAGYLLLGVSMIGTLCSKRSGFRRLLRHPLLKRGGCLLLFASVCCGASAGAPATLDRETADALGRLRMLYGGRVAPVQSFARDLTVKICGKPTYGKYTAEQVLAGWIFFPEQWQHEPMIRIKQDTVRKLLGSGATAALTDFFGPGRSYRLAEAIRHGADRSDPAHRAFAEADEKIQLIAMIQSGRVLRLFPEQGENGTQWYAPTEPVRALPKGDSVFIKGIFPLMYEAVRNGDSDGLRGLIDKTAAFQRERGAAGFLPEGRLKAELLYNRLNAVPWLYRIDLCCGLLAFAYFVWSLASGRRNRRIERLSLVPLAGTAVLLTVSMALRGYAAGHLPLGNGYETMIFVAWCLSLLALGIGRRFPIAAASGLLMSGFALLVASLGMANPQITPLVPVLRSPWLSLHVSLIMVSYALLGLLMLNGTAALALAAAARAGTAERTSRTLARLRLFGRLLLYPAVFLLTAGIFTGAVWANASWGRYWGWDPKEVWALITLIVYALPLHERSLARFRRPLFFHAYTLWAFAAVLMTYFGVNYFLGGMHSYGGGFRPGYAAATVFAAVTAFALLTVAALIRQRRTDA; via the coding sequence TCGTCCGGATCGGACCGGGGAAGCGGGCGGCGGTCGTGTTGCATCTTTCCCTCGGGCTGATCCTGCTCGGAGCCCTGCTGACTTTCGCCACCTCGCAGAAAGGATACGTTCATCTGCGCGAGAGGACGGAAACGGCATGCTTCCGGCCGGAAACCGGAGGGGAAGCCCGGCCGTTGCCGTTCTCGCTGCGGCTCGAGCGGTTCGAGATCGAATGCTATCCGGGCACGCAGGCGCCGGCGGACTATCGGAGCCTGCTGACGGTCGTCGATTCCCGGGGGCCGCGGCCGGCCGTCGTATCGATGAACCGCATCCTGTCGCGCGACGGATACCGCCTCTACCAGACCTCTTTCGACGAGGACATGCGGGGCAGCATCCTGTCGGTCAACCGAGACCCCTACGGCATTCCGGTCACATATGCGGGCTATCTGCTGCTCGGCGTCTCGATGATCGGCACGCTGTGCTCGAAACGGTCGGGCTTCCGCCGACTGCTGCGCCATCCGCTGCTGAAGCGGGGGGGCTGCCTGCTGCTTTTCGCCTCGGTGTGCTGCGGCGCATCGGCCGGAGCGCCGGCAACGCTGGACCGGGAGACCGCCGACGCGCTGGGCCGGCTGCGGATGCTGTACGGCGGCCGGGTGGCTCCGGTCCAGTCATTCGCCCGCGACCTTACGGTCAAAATCTGCGGGAAGCCCACTTACGGAAAATATACGGCCGAGCAGGTGCTCGCGGGCTGGATATTCTTCCCCGAACAGTGGCAGCACGAGCCGATGATCCGAATCAAGCAGGATACGGTGCGGAAGCTTCTCGGCTCGGGGGCGACGGCCGCGCTGACCGACTTCTTCGGCCCGGGGCGGAGCTACCGGCTCGCCGAAGCGATCCGGCACGGAGCGGACCGCAGCGACCCGGCGCATCGGGCTTTCGCCGAAGCGGACGAGAAAATCCAGCTGATCGCCATGATTCAGTCGGGCAGGGTGCTCCGGCTGTTTCCCGAACAGGGGGAGAACGGAACGCAGTGGTATGCGCCGACCGAGCCGGTACGGGCGCTTCCGAAAGGCGACTCGGTTTTCATCAAGGGCATTTTCCCGCTGATGTACGAAGCCGTCCGCAACGGCGACAGCGACGGACTGCGCGGCCTGATCGACAAAACGGCCGCTTTCCAGCGGGAACGGGGAGCCGCCGGGTTTCTGCCGGAAGGACGGCTGAAGGCCGAGCTGCTGTACAACCGGCTCAACGCGGTCCCGTGGCTTTACCGGATCGACCTTTGTTGCGGACTGCTGGCATTCGCATATTTCGTATGGAGTCTCGCCTCGGGCAGGCGAAATCGCCGGATCGAGCGTCTGTCGCTCGTGCCCTTGGCGGGAACGGCCGTCCTGCTGACCGTCTCGATGGCGCTGCGGGGCTACGCCGCCGGGCACCTGCCGCTGGGCAACGGATACGAGACGATGATTTTCGTCGCGTGGTGTCTGTCGCTCCTCGCGCTCGGAATCGGCCGCCGCTTTCCGATCGCGGCGGCCTCGGGCCTGCTGATGTCGGGATTCGCGCTGCTGGTCGCCTCGCTGGGCATGGCCAATCCGCAGATTACGCCGCTCGTGCCCGTGCTGCGCTCGCCCTGGCTCAGTCTGCATGTCTCGTTGATCATGGTGTCGTACGCGCTGCTGGGCCTGCTGATGCTGAACGGAACCGCGGCGCTCGCGCTGGCAGCGGCGGCACGGGCCGGAACGGCGGAGCGAACGTCGCGGACGCTGGCGAGACTCCGGCTTTTCGGACGGCTGCTGCTCTATCCGGCCGTATTCCTGCTGACCGCAGGCATTTTCACCGGGGCCGTCTGGGCCAATGCGTCATGGGGACGCTACTGGGGATGGGATCCCAAAGAAGTCTGGGCGCTGATCACGCTGATCGTCTACGCGCTGCCGCTGCACGAGCGAAGCCTCGCCCGGTTCCGCAGACCGCTTTTTTTCCATGCCTACACCTTGTGGGCATTCGCTGCGGTACTGATGACCTATTTCGGCGTAAATTACTTCCTCGGCGGCATGCACAGCTACGGGGGAGGATTCCGGCCGGGATACGCCGCCGCGACTGTCTTCGCCGCCGTAACGGCCTTCGCGCTGCTGACGGTCGCGGCCCTGATCCGGCAACGCCGCACGGACGCATAG